One Brachyspira suanatina DNA segment encodes these proteins:
- the gyrB gene encoding DNA topoisomerase (ATP-hydrolyzing) subunit B, whose product MAAEKTYSSKNIQVLEGLDPVRKRPGMYIGSTGAQGLHHLVYEVVDNSIDEAMAGYCKNITVTIKKGNIIQVEDDGRGIPVDMHPKLKISALEVVMTKLHAGGKFDNETYKVSGGLHGVGVSVVNALSTELIAEVNKDGKLYRQVYHRGIPEEPVKEVGTSKKTGTTVTFKADDEIFETTVYDYKILANRLRELAFLNRGIRITLIDEREAEVVSNEFYYEGGIEMFITHLNENKKALHDKPIYLHKNEDKTDVEVAMQYVDAYNENIFTYCNNINTTEGGTHLVGFRTALTRVYTDFAKKLELDKKNKITFMGEDTREGLVAVVSVKIPNPQFEGQTKTKLGNTEVRAVTEKLVVEGLNDYFSQNPKVIKAILEKIISAAQAREAARKARDLARRKNALESDSLPGKLADCSEQEVDKCEVYLVEGDSAGGTAKGGRDRHFQAILPLRGKVLNVEKARLDKIIDNESLKPIIAALGCGVGASFDISKIRYGRVIIMADADIDGSHIRTLLLTFFFRYMRPLIDLGHIFIAVPPLYKISFDKKNFVYAYSDEQRDKILAENKDKKYDIQRYKGLGEMNADQLWETTMNPETRLMYQVLTEDAEKADQLFSMLMGDEVKPRRDFIESNARYVKNLDV is encoded by the coding sequence ATGGCTGCAGAAAAAACATATAGCTCGAAGAATATTCAAGTTTTAGAAGGACTAGACCCTGTTAGAAAACGTCCTGGTATGTATATTGGTTCTACAGGTGCTCAAGGTTTGCATCACTTAGTATATGAGGTTGTAGACAATAGTATAGATGAAGCTATGGCAGGATATTGTAAGAATATAACTGTTACTATAAAGAAAGGCAATATAATACAAGTTGAAGATGACGGAAGAGGTATTCCTGTTGATATGCATCCGAAACTTAAAATTTCTGCTTTAGAAGTTGTTATGACTAAACTGCATGCAGGCGGTAAATTCGATAATGAAACATATAAAGTATCAGGCGGTTTGCATGGTGTAGGTGTATCCGTTGTTAATGCTTTAAGTACAGAGCTTATTGCTGAAGTTAATAAAGATGGTAAATTATACAGACAAGTTTATCATAGAGGTATTCCGGAAGAGCCTGTTAAAGAGGTAGGAACAAGCAAAAAAACCGGAACTACTGTAACATTTAAAGCTGATGATGAGATATTTGAAACAACAGTATATGACTATAAAATATTAGCTAACAGACTTAGAGAATTAGCTTTCTTAAATAGAGGAATAAGAATCACTCTTATAGATGAAAGAGAAGCAGAAGTTGTAAGCAATGAATTTTATTATGAGGGCGGAATAGAAATGTTCATAACACACCTCAATGAAAATAAAAAAGCATTGCATGACAAGCCTATATACCTTCATAAAAATGAAGACAAAACAGATGTAGAAGTTGCTATGCAATATGTTGATGCTTATAATGAAAATATATTCACATATTGTAACAATATTAATACTACTGAAGGCGGTACTCATTTAGTTGGATTCAGAACTGCTTTAACTAGAGTTTATACTGATTTTGCTAAAAAGCTGGAATTGGATAAAAAAAATAAAATAACATTTATGGGTGAAGATACAAGAGAAGGTTTAGTTGCTGTAGTATCTGTAAAAATACCTAATCCTCAATTTGAAGGACAGACAAAAACTAAATTAGGTAATACAGAAGTAAGAGCAGTAACAGAAAAACTTGTAGTTGAAGGATTAAATGATTATTTCTCACAAAACCCTAAAGTTATAAAAGCTATATTAGAAAAAATAATATCTGCGGCACAGGCTAGAGAAGCTGCTAGAAAAGCAAGAGATTTAGCTAGAAGAAAAAATGCATTAGAAAGCGACTCATTACCTGGAAAATTGGCTGACTGTTCAGAACAGGAAGTAGATAAATGCGAAGTATATCTTGTAGAGGGAGACTCTGCAGGCGGTACTGCTAAAGGCGGAAGAGACAGACATTTCCAAGCTATTTTACCGCTTAGAGGTAAAGTATTGAATGTTGAAAAAGCAAGACTTGATAAAATTATAGATAATGAAAGTTTAAAACCTATAATAGCAGCATTAGGATGCGGTGTAGGTGCTTCATTTGATATATCAAAAATAAGATACGGCAGAGTTATAATAATGGCAGATGCTGATATTGACGGCTCGCATATAAGAACTTTGCTTTTAACATTCTTCTTTAGATATATGCGTCCTTTAATAGATTTAGGACATATATTTATAGCTGTTCCGCCATTGTACAAAATAAGTTTCGACAAGAAAAATTTTGTTTATGCTTATTCTGATGAGCAAAGAGATAAAATATTAGCTGAAAATAAAGATAAAAAATATGATATACAAAGATACAAAGGTTTGGGTGAAATGAATGCTGACCAATTATGGGAAACTACCATGAATCCTGAAACTAGACTTATGTATCAAGTATTAACAGAAGATGCTGAAAAAGCAGATCAGTTATTCTCTATGCTTATGGGTGATGAAGTTAAGCCTAGAAGAGATTTTATTGAATCTAATGCAAGATATGTTAAAAATTTAGACGTTTAA
- a CDS encoding helicase C-terminal domain-containing protein → MSNNYAKEIDNVFSIDAINYMRKAIVDAYGNEVYFGINFNAYGILDYIEVMARGNKDSVPAIISLSLEFDAVIHNHPSGQLTPSRADLAIASELGNNAGVGFYIVNNDVEDYYEVVKPIKSENVKTIDAPEALYMFTENGTLSQLLKKYEYRQEQTELVEATIEAFNNNKHLISEAGTGIGKSFAYLIPALLWLKENKTRIVISTNTINLQEQIISKDIPSIIGGIAPSVKYALVKGRNNYVCIKKVKEGLNDHDKFDFEEQINFFEDIDHWLNITKDGSITDLGYKPKGELWEMVCCDTDTCTHRKCEYLEDCYFYKMRKQLNAAQLLIVNHHILCADLSLYAETAGRYSLLPRYTKVLIDEAHNFENSASSYFGDEGSKNGILKALFYLSRIKKNKRLGVIESINNMLNEKRALIEKHEYDEILDLINKAHDLTSRVRNVVEDKSKEFITYCHKNIQTKEGLGYKFRISPELVMTQHWQNEGLKPLREMVLSMTSLVNICDKLYKKFFDIAIEKDFDYEEIAQMSNAYLERLKRQLVSLNSTIDYKKDEYIRWVETRLTKKGNLILNWHLTPVTVAKNLNDFLYSRFDTVAMYSATLTVSKSFNFFSNRLGFDFIEKNKKIEIYLESPFNYEDNARLYIATDMPDVAADTFNDFTSKVLLQVCNITGGRAFILFTSFASLMNVYENTSEKLKSKNINALAQTASIHRHTLLDMFKASSNNVLYGVDSFWEGVDVAGKNLEVVIIPKLPFAVPTDPISEGRYRYIEENGGNAFLDYALPFAVIKFKQGFGRLIRSKDDRGVVFVLDKRLYTKTYGSQFIQSLPNAKILRGSMREIFNDMNNFFDY, encoded by the coding sequence ATGAGTAATAATTATGCAAAAGAAATAGACAATGTATTTTCCATAGATGCAATTAATTATATGAGAAAGGCTATAGTGGATGCCTATGGAAATGAAGTATATTTCGGAATAAATTTTAATGCTTATGGTATATTAGATTATATAGAGGTAATGGCTAGAGGAAATAAAGATTCTGTGCCTGCTATAATATCATTATCATTAGAATTTGATGCTGTTATTCATAATCACCCTTCCGGACAGCTTACTCCTTCAAGAGCTGACTTAGCAATAGCAAGTGAACTTGGAAACAATGCAGGGGTAGGTTTTTATATAGTTAATAATGATGTTGAAGATTATTATGAGGTTGTAAAGCCTATAAAATCTGAGAATGTAAAAACTATAGATGCTCCTGAAGCTTTATATATGTTTACAGAAAATGGTACTTTAAGCCAATTATTAAAAAAGTACGAATACAGACAGGAACAAACTGAGCTTGTTGAGGCTACCATAGAAGCATTCAATAATAATAAACATTTAATATCTGAAGCAGGAACAGGAATTGGAAAATCTTTTGCATATTTAATACCGGCTTTATTATGGCTAAAAGAAAATAAAACTAGAATAGTAATTTCTACTAATACAATAAATCTTCAGGAACAAATTATTTCAAAGGATATACCTTCTATTATAGGAGGAATTGCTCCTAGTGTAAAATATGCTTTGGTTAAGGGGCGAAATAATTATGTATGCATAAAAAAAGTTAAAGAAGGTTTAAATGATCATGATAAATTTGATTTTGAAGAGCAGATAAATTTCTTTGAGGATATAGATCATTGGCTTAATATAACCAAAGACGGTTCTATAACAGATTTAGGATATAAACCTAAAGGTGAATTATGGGAAATGGTTTGCTGCGATACTGATACATGCACTCATAGAAAATGCGAATATTTAGAAGATTGTTATTTTTATAAGATGCGTAAGCAGTTAAATGCCGCACAATTATTGATAGTTAATCATCATATACTTTGTGCTGATTTATCCCTTTATGCAGAAACAGCAGGAAGATACAGCCTCCTTCCAAGATATACAAAAGTTTTAATAGATGAGGCACATAATTTTGAGAATTCAGCATCAAGCTATTTCGGAGATGAGGGAAGTAAAAACGGAATTTTAAAAGCACTTTTCTATCTTTCAAGAATAAAGAAAAATAAAAGACTTGGGGTTATAGAAAGTATTAATAATATGCTTAATGAAAAAAGAGCATTAATTGAAAAGCATGAATATGATGAAATACTTGATTTGATAAATAAAGCACATGATCTCACTTCAAGGGTAAGAAATGTTGTTGAAGATAAATCAAAAGAATTCATAACATATTGTCATAAAAACATTCAGACTAAAGAAGGATTAGGTTATAAATTTAGAATAAGCCCTGAACTTGTTATGACTCAGCATTGGCAGAATGAAGGATTAAAACCATTAAGAGAAATGGTGCTTTCAATGACTTCTCTAGTTAATATATGCGATAAATTATATAAAAAGTTTTTTGATATTGCTATTGAAAAAGATTTTGATTATGAAGAAATAGCCCAAATGTCCAATGCTTATTTAGAAAGACTTAAAAGACAATTAGTATCATTAAACTCAACTATAGATTATAAAAAAGATGAATATATAAGATGGGTGGAAACAAGACTCACCAAGAAAGGAAATCTCATTCTTAATTGGCATTTAACTCCTGTAACTGTAGCAAAGAATTTAAATGACTTCTTATATTCAAGATTTGATACTGTGGCAATGTACTCTGCTACTTTAACAGTTTCAAAGAGTTTTAATTTCTTCTCAAATAGATTGGGATTTGATTTTATAGAAAAAAATAAAAAAATAGAAATATATTTAGAATCGCCGTTTAATTATGAGGATAATGCAAGACTCTATATAGCAACAGATATGCCTGATGTAGCTGCGGATACATTTAATGACTTCACTTCAAAAGTATTGCTTCAGGTATGCAATATAACAGGAGGAAGAGCTTTTATACTTTTCACTTCTTTTGCATCACTTATGAATGTATATGAAAACACATCAGAAAAATTGAAAAGTAAAAATATAAATGCCCTAGCCCAAACTGCTTCAATACATAGACATACTTTGCTTGATATGTTCAAAGCATCTTCAAACAATGTACTTTACGGAGTTGATTCATTTTGGGAAGGAGTTGATGTTGCAGGAAAGAATTTGGAAGTTGTTATAATACCAAAACTGCCTTTTGCTGTACCAACCGATCCTATAAGTGAGGGAAGATACAGATATATAGAAGAAAATGGAGGAAATGCATTTTTAGATTATGCTCTGCCTTTTGCAGTTATAAAGTTCAAACAGGGATTCGGACGTCTTATAAGAAGCAAAGATGATAGGGGAGTTGTATTTGTTCTCGATAAAAGACTTTATACAAAAACTTATGGCTCTCAATTCATTCAATCTCTTCCTAATGCCAAAATTTTAAGAGGAAGTATGAGAGAAATTTTCAATGATATGAATAATTTTTTTGATTATTAA
- a CDS encoding GNAT family N-acetyltransferase — MSDEIICREYTENDLPFLTDIVIKVWGFDDILSEKNAKLIAELNLYSFLNTASFAKIVLKDNIPVGFLIGKIINSETNNIYENKIKKIKSKISKNIEGIISLLVYKKIKSINNNLYKQANKNYDAELSFFAVSKDSQGLGIGKALFQQFSDYLKENNINDFYLYTDTYCNYKFYEHFEMHKKKEKHFSIPFTSKFDIDFYLYDKEL; from the coding sequence ATGAGTGATGAAATTATTTGCAGAGAATATACAGAAAATGACCTGCCCTTTTTAACTGATATTGTAATAAAAGTTTGGGGATTCGATGATATATTATCAGAAAAAAATGCCAAACTAATAGCTGAATTAAATTTATACTCATTTCTTAATACTGCTTCATTTGCTAAAATAGTATTAAAAGATAATATACCTGTTGGTTTTTTAATAGGTAAAATAATAAATTCAGAAACAAATAATATATACGAAAATAAAATAAAAAAAATAAAATCTAAAATTTCAAAAAATATTGAAGGTATAATTTCTTTATTAGTATATAAAAAAATAAAATCAATAAATAATAATCTATACAAACAAGCTAACAAAAATTATGATGCTGAACTTTCATTTTTTGCAGTAAGCAAAGATTCTCAAGGACTTGGTATAGGAAAAGCACTTTTTCAGCAATTTAGTGATTATTTGAAAGAAAATAATATTAACGATTTTTATTTATATACTGATACTTATTGTAATTATAAATTTTATGAACATTTTGAAATGCATAAAAAGAAAGAAAAACATTTTTCAATACCATTTACAAGTAAATTTGATATAGATTTTTATTTATATGACAAAGAATTATAA
- a CDS encoding alcohol dehydrogenase, protein MKGLVYLGNKKIELKEIENPKIIDSKDAIVKVTLSSICTSDFHIINGAVPRAKENIVLGHEFVGEVIEVGSDVKKLKKGYRVSANCITFCGECYYCKNGFINNCEKGGWEIGCRINGCQAEYVRVPYADMALNILPENVTYDNALFVGDILASGYFGAELCEIKNNDTVAVIGSGPVGLCAMMSARVFGAEKIIAIDINEDRLNIAKENKLADFFINPNKVKNIEEYIKDMNNGRLSDSTIEAAGGENTFELAWKIARPNSVVALVAMYEKPQILPLNIMYGKNLIFKTGGVDAVHSDEILKLISEGKLNTDFLITHRIKLDDILKGYDIFDNKKDNCIKIAVHSN, encoded by the coding sequence ATGAAAGGCTTAGTATATTTAGGAAATAAAAAAATAGAATTAAAGGAAATAGAAAATCCAAAAATTATAGATAGTAAAGATGCTATAGTAAAAGTTACATTATCTAGTATATGCACAAGCGATTTTCATATAATAAACGGAGCAGTACCAAGAGCAAAAGAAAATATAGTTCTTGGACATGAATTTGTAGGTGAAGTTATAGAAGTAGGAAGCGATGTAAAAAAATTAAAGAAAGGCTACAGAGTTTCAGCAAACTGTATAACTTTCTGCGGTGAATGTTATTATTGTAAGAATGGTTTTATAAATAATTGCGAAAAAGGAGGCTGGGAAATAGGCTGCCGTATAAATGGATGTCAGGCTGAATATGTGAGAGTTCCTTATGCTGATATGGCATTAAATATACTTCCTGAAAATGTAACTTATGATAATGCATTATTTGTGGGTGATATTTTAGCCAGTGGATATTTCGGTGCTGAGCTTTGTGAAATAAAAAATAATGATACTGTTGCTGTAATAGGTTCAGGACCTGTTGGGCTTTGTGCTATGATGAGTGCAAGAGTTTTCGGTGCTGAAAAAATAATAGCTATTGATATAAATGAAGATAGATTGAATATTGCAAAAGAAAATAAATTAGCAGATTTTTTTATTAATCCTAATAAAGTTAAAAATATAGAAGAATATATAAAAGATATGAATAACGGCAGACTTTCTGACAGCACTATAGAAGCTGCAGGAGGAGAAAATACATTTGAATTAGCTTGGAAGATTGCAAGACCTAATTCTGTTGTAGCTTTAGTTGCTATGTATGAAAAGCCTCAAATACTGCCTTTAAATATAATGTATGGAAAAAATTTGATATTCAAAACAGGTGGAGTAGATGCTGTTCATAGTGATGAAATTTTAAAGTTAATATCAGAAGGAAAATTGAATACTGATTTTCTTATAACTCATAGAATAAAATTAGATGATATATTAAAAGGATATGATATTTTTGATAATAAAAAAGATAATTGTATAAAAATAGCCGTACATTCCAATTAA
- a CDS encoding ankyrin repeat domain-containing protein, whose translation MKKLIFILFLFSLYLYSQTDNKSKAYERLREYVNEGNIREAENILKQHNVNINNLDYEDFTLLSIAVMDNNIEMAELFLKYKADVNTVVGDGDTALILAVDNNNMEMVKLLLSHGADIDYQGFRGRTALFCALEYNRKENIEMVKLLIKNKADVNIAYDGDYGNEKTPLMYAAMKGYKETAKILIENKADINKKNIHKANALIYSYMYGHEDIADILLQNGSDSLDKSLKGCKLLNKETLFSYRLINAAEYSTNEVFLQNLIDNGADVNYKNYDKKTALTEAASYNNINAVKVLLKNNANVNVQDYYDMTALMKACRNGNLEMTKMLLDAGADKSIKRGNHDALYYAREYGKNEEIIKLLTK comes from the coding sequence ATGAAAAAGCTAATATTTATTTTATTTTTATTTAGTCTGTATTTATATAGTCAAACTGATAATAAAAGTAAAGCTTATGAAAGATTAAGAGAATATGTGAATGAAGGCAATATTAGAGAAGCTGAAAATATTCTTAAACAACATAATGTCAATATTAATAATCTTGATTATGAAGATTTTACATTATTATCGATTGCAGTTATGGATAATAATATAGAAATGGCTGAGCTTTTTTTGAAATATAAGGCAGATGTTAATACTGTAGTAGGTGATGGAGATACAGCATTGATACTTGCAGTTGATAATAATAATATGGAAATGGTTAAACTACTTTTAAGTCATGGTGCTGATATTGATTATCAGGGCTTTAGAGGAAGAACTGCATTATTTTGTGCTTTAGAATATAATAGAAAAGAAAATATTGAAATGGTAAAACTATTAATAAAAAATAAAGCAGATGTTAATATAGCTTATGATGGAGATTATGGAAATGAAAAAACACCTTTAATGTATGCTGCTATGAAAGGCTATAAAGAAACAGCAAAAATATTAATTGAAAATAAAGCCGATATAAATAAAAAAAATATTCATAAAGCCAATGCTTTGATTTATTCTTATATGTATGGACATGAGGATATAGCAGATATTTTACTTCAAAATGGTTCTGATTCTTTGGATAAAAGTTTGAAAGGTTGTAAGCTTCTTAATAAAGAAACTTTATTTAGTTATAGATTAATAAATGCAGCAGAGTATTCTACCAATGAAGTTTTTTTACAAAATCTTATTGATAATGGTGCAGATGTAAATTATAAAAATTATGATAAGAAAACAGCATTAACAGAAGCAGCTTCTTATAATAATATTAATGCTGTAAAAGTACTTCTTAAAAATAATGCCAATGTAAATGTTCAAGATTACTATGACATGACAGCATTGATGAAGGCTTGTCGTAACGGAAATTTAGAGATGACAAAAATGCTTTTAGATGCTGGTGCTGATAAAAGTATAAAAAGAGGTAATCATGATGCATTGTATTATGCTAGAGAATACGGAAAAAATGAAGAAATAATAAAATTACTTACAAAATAG
- a CDS encoding ankyrin repeat domain-containing protein, protein MKKLLILFSVFLFSLCLYSQTSDESEVYKQLKDYVNKGNIKETENIIKKYNVDLNHYYDENYTLLAYAVTNDNMEMTKLLLKYKADVNAPSYEGMSALILSVIYHKNIEMVKLLLSYGADINQKCDLEGNALFYALDYYTKENIEMVKFLIANKADVNILYHGFDGNEETPLMYAAMKGYKETVKILIANKADVNKRNRNNANALLYAYMFGHKDIVDILLQNGSDSLDKTLESCDLNQRTFLSMSIPLVTAIIHLDDDAFLQKLIDNGADVNCRAFDDNTALMVAASVNDAGAVKVLLKNNADVNLKNRYGITALINACMNGNLEIAKMLLDAGANKRIKSNEKKDALYYAKIKGKNRELIRLLE, encoded by the coding sequence ATGAAAAAATTGCTTATATTATTTAGTGTGTTTTTATTTAGCCTATGTTTATACAGTCAAACTTCTGATGAAAGTGAAGTTTATAAACAATTAAAAGATTATGTAAACAAAGGCAATATCAAAGAAACTGAAAATATTATAAAAAAATATAATGTTGATTTAAATCATTATTATGATGAAAATTATACATTATTAGCGTATGCAGTTACGAATGATAATATGGAAATGACTAAGCTTCTTTTAAAATATAAAGCAGATGTTAATGCTCCGTCATACGAAGGAATGAGTGCGTTAATACTATCAGTTATTTATCATAAAAATATAGAAATGGTTAAACTACTTTTAAGTTATGGTGCTGATATTAATCAAAAATGCGATTTAGAAGGTAATGCATTATTTTATGCTTTAGATTATTATACTAAAGAAAATATTGAAATGGTAAAATTTTTAATTGCAAATAAAGCTGATGTTAATATATTATATCATGGATTCGATGGAAATGAAGAAACACCTTTAATGTATGCTGCTATGAAAGGCTATAAAGAAACGGTAAAAATTTTGATCGCAAATAAAGCTGATGTTAATAAAAGAAATAGAAATAATGCGAATGCTTTGCTTTATGCTTATATGTTCGGGCATAAAGATATAGTAGATATTTTACTTCAAAATGGTTCTGATTCTTTAGATAAAACTTTGGAAAGCTGCGATCTTAATCAAAGAACTTTCCTTAGTATGAGTATTCCATTAGTTACTGCAATAATACATTTAGATGATGATGCGTTTTTACAGAAGTTAATTGATAATGGTGCAGATGTAAATTGCAGAGCTTTTGATGACAATACTGCATTAATGGTGGCAGCTTCAGTTAATGATGCAGGTGCTGTAAAAGTGCTTCTCAAAAATAATGCTGATGTGAATCTGAAAAATAGATATGGTATAACTGCATTGATTAATGCTTGTATGAACGGAAATTTAGAAATAGCAAAAATGCTTTTAGATGCTGGTGCTAATAAAAGAATAAAAAGTAATGAGAAAAAAGATGCATTATACTATGCCAAAATAAAAGGAAAAAACAGAGAGTTAATAAGACTTCTTGAATAA
- a CDS encoding ankyrin repeat domain-containing protein yields MKNFISIIASIILMIAIISCGGENKETNQSEQNTQTNEQVYINPTTTNNNNTDIDINVNENNDINKTKYTNEYIQGTELDPMPTGYSKIDEILNEHKYKAPIYEISKLLAEEGLEGKITEYTNFSDKYIYKVNKDSTPLFLAVQFGYNDLAKELIKEGADVNARANDMETEDGIDMLYYAVENNNVEMSKILIDEGLDAGRDYGFEYTYYLTDIAIDNNNLDMLKILVESGDIDLESSLIPDAIEENNIEIVKYLISIGQDVNAQIFADGLWINSPMKVAAENGNIEIAKLLIDEGANLNSSDDYIGPAIDYGNYDIAKLLIDNDVFNLNTNTTKEQAITLAKDQKYYEIEKLLSSEDSNNIAGYDELMNAVSKGDMKALEKLIKDDTDLNKQYDNITPLNLAAARNDKEMVKFLLEKGADINLEDGYGYTPLIIAIKYRNIGLAKNIIDLKPDLNAICSATGDTPLTYLVNANKYGGVADLCYYMIKNGADINKKNKEGNTPLMIAAASYNYSIVGVLVNMGADYNIKNKEGKTAIDIASARDDSSALHHMTNPSDLEHYLSY; encoded by the coding sequence ATGAAAAATTTTATTTCTATAATTGCAAGCATTATTTTAATGATTGCTATAATTTCATGCGGAGGCGAAAACAAAGAAACAAATCAATCAGAACAAAATACTCAAACAAATGAACAAGTATATATCAATCCAACAACTACAAATAATAATAATACAGATATTGATATCAATGTTAATGAAAATAATGATATTAATAAAACTAAATATACTAATGAATATATTCAAGGTACAGAGTTAGATCCTATGCCTACAGGATATAGCAAAATAGATGAAATACTTAATGAACATAAATATAAAGCACCAATATATGAAATATCAAAATTATTAGCAGAGGAAGGACTAGAAGGAAAAATCACTGAATATACAAATTTTAGTGATAAATATATATATAAAGTAAATAAAGATTCTACTCCTTTGTTTTTGGCGGTACAATTCGGATATAATGATTTGGCAAAAGAACTTATAAAAGAAGGTGCAGATGTTAATGCCAGAGCAAATGATATGGAAACAGAAGACGGTATTGATATGCTTTATTATGCTGTTGAAAATAATAATGTTGAAATGAGTAAAATCTTAATTGATGAAGGACTTGATGCAGGCAGAGATTATGGTTTTGAATATACTTATTATTTAACAGATATTGCTATTGACAACAATAATCTTGATATGCTTAAAATACTTGTAGAAAGCGGAGATATTGATTTGGAATCAAGCTTAATTCCTGATGCCATAGAAGAAAATAATATAGAAATAGTTAAATATTTAATATCTATAGGACAAGATGTAAATGCTCAAATATTTGCAGATGGACTTTGGATTAACTCTCCTATGAAAGTAGCAGCTGAAAATGGCAATATAGAAATAGCTAAACTTTTAATTGATGAAGGTGCCAATTTAAACTCAAGCGATGATTATATAGGTCCAGCTATTGATTATGGTAATTATGATATAGCTAAATTATTAATAGATAATGATGTTTTTAATCTTAATACTAATACAACTAAAGAACAAGCTATAACATTAGCAAAAGATCAAAAATATTATGAAATAGAAAAATTATTATCAAGCGAAGATTCAAACAATATAGCTGGATATGATGAATTAATGAATGCTGTATCAAAAGGAGATATGAAAGCATTAGAAAAACTTATAAAAGATGATACCGATTTAAATAAACAATATGATAATATTACACCTCTTAATTTAGCTGCTGCTAGAAATGATAAAGAAATGGTGAAATTTTTATTAGAGAAAGGTGCTGATATAAATTTAGAAGATGGATATGGATATACTCCTTTAATAATAGCAATTAAGTATCGTAATATTGGTTTAGCTAAAAATATTATTGATTTAAAGCCTGATTTAAATGCTATATGTTCAGCAACAGGGGATACTCCTTTAACATATTTAGTAAATGCCAACAAGTACGGCGGTGTAGCAGATCTTTGTTATTATATGATAAAAAATGGTGCTGATATAAATAAAAAGAATAAGGAAGGAAATACTCCATTAATGATTGCAGCTGCAAGTTATAATTATTCTATTGTGGGAGTTCTTGTAAATATGGGGGCTGATTATAATATTAAAAACAAAGAAGGAAAAACAGCCATTGATATTGCTTCAGCTAGAGATGATAGTTCAGCACTTCATCACATGACTAATCCAAGCGATTTAGAACATTATCTTAGTTATTAA